A genomic region of Bactrocera dorsalis isolate Fly_Bdor chromosome 3, ASM2337382v1, whole genome shotgun sequence contains the following coding sequences:
- the LOC105229380 gene encoding dolichol kinase isoform X3: protein MINITRPNASPGYWLCLLLPLAFASNLIHENKCNAQFSTQPILTIAAIGMSIDTLCLFLYIFCKTGLLLKLFISFVPGFITTILYKVLLQQSWSYGLFWGFIITFTYQKTYIRVLRGLPGCFSFGEASILVQGLMLFLLNVILKFFTLLLKTENRSTFEDLNIIMMCALTYLLAICGLLSAAKVLRGPTYFYALMFILVTGVTSTPITDPVPITFLLNFIFQDQVRVYIVVFYLIMVVLTILTVWWQIGNEEKASTRIRKVFHVLIVLVFIPGIIYQCSFLYIATGVAFAIFTVFELIRVCNIPPLAISLRRAFASFSDEKDAGLLALTPFCLLIGCSMPLWISLCPCGENEYTNDNSRLLSILAGVLTIGFGDTAASVVGSKFGRIKWRSSNKSLEGTLAFMVMTFLPIMFLNYFGYTKLSPMKWFSTSIAILTTSLVEAHTDQIDNLTLPIVFYIIVNIF from the exons atgATTAACATTACCAGACCGAACGCTTCTCCTGGTTACTGGCTGTGTTTGCTACTTCCACTTGCCTTTGCATCAAACTTAATACACGAAAACAAATGCAATGCGCAATTTTCCACGCAACCCATACTCACAATTGCCGCAATCGGTATGAGCATAGATACCCTCTGCTTGTTTCTATATATATTCTGCAAGACGGGTTTGCTGCTGAaactatttatttcatttgtaccTGGCTTTATTACCACAATATTATACAAAGTTTTATTGCAACAGTCATGGAGCTATGGACTATTTTGGGGCTTTATCATAACCTTCACTTATCAGAAGACTTATATTCGTGTGCTACGTGGATTACCCGGTTGTTTTAGTTTTGGTGAGGCATCTATACTCGTTCAGGGGTTGATGCTTTTCctattaaatgtaattttaaaattttttactttattgctGAAAACTGAAAACAGGAGTACATTTGAAGatctaaatattataatgatg TGTGCACTAACCTATCTTCTTGCAATCTGTGGGTTACTATCGGCTGCCAAAGTTCTACGTGGGCCTACCTACTTTTATgctttaatgtttattttagtTACAGGCGTAACATCCACTCCTATTACGGATCCAGTGCCTATAACTttcttattgaattttatattcCAAGACCAAGTCAgg GTTTACATTGTTGTTTTCTACTTAATAATGGTGGTGTTGACAATTTTGACTGTGTGGTGGCAAATTGGCAATGAGGAAAAAGCTTCCACAAGAATACGAAAAGTATTTCATGTCCTTATTGTGCTTGTGTTCATACCTGGAATCATTTATCAATGTAGTTTTCTATATATTGCTACTGGAGtagcttttgcaatttttactgtttttgaaCTAATTCGTGTTTGCAACATACCGCCTTTGGCTATATCTTTGCGCAGAGCATTTGCATCATTCTCCGACGAGAAAGATGCTGGTTTACTCGCTTTAACACCATTCTGTCTACTAATTGGTTGTTCCATGCCTCTTTGGATAAGCTTATGCCCTTGTGGGGAAAATGAGTATACGAATGACAATTCCCGATTACTTTCAATTTTAGCTGGAGTTCTGACAATTGGATTCGGCGATACTGCTGCCAGTGTGGTTGGTTCGAAATTTGGTCGCATTAAGTGGCGTA GTTCGAATAAATCTTTAGAAGGCACTTTAGCATTTATGGTGATGACTTTTTTGCCAATAATGTTTTTAAACTACTTTGGTTACACTAAATTGTCCCCTATGAAGTGGTTTAGCACATCAATAGCAATATTAACAACTTCCTTAGTTGAGGCGCATACAGATCAAATCGATAATTTAACCCTTCCCatagtattttatataattgtgaatatattttaa
- the LOC105229369 gene encoding cyclin-dependent kinase 4: protein MRKENWIMSSAAHCEDSESLHYEELNVIGTGAYGTVYRAKDNQSGKIVAIKKVRIPITDNGVPMSTLREIALLKHLNASDHPNIVKLFEVCQVLEREDQLMVLLVFEHLEQDLSDLIERLPKSGMPPVTIQRLSCELLTGVDFLHSHRIIHRDLKPQNLLISSQGHLKIADFGLAKTYDFEMKLTSVVVTLWYRAPEVLLAQSYNSSVDIWSVACIIAEMFSRKALFPGTSEANQLDRVFELTGRPTSQQWPQSISLSREHFPPRLPKQPKELCSNLCDYSNDLLSQMLSYDFRSRPSALACLKHEYFKQEPI from the exons ATGCGGAAAGAAAATTGGATAATGTCCTCGGCGGCGCATTGTGAAGACAGCGAATCCTTACACTATGAAGAGCTCAATGTCATTGGCacag GAGCCTATGGAACTGTATATCGTGCAAAAGATAATCAATCAGGAAAAATTGTCGCTATCAAAAAAGTTCGCATACCTATAACGGACAATGGAGTTCCCATGTCAACACTACGAGAGATTGCTTTGCTGAAACATTTAAATGCCTCAGATCATCCAAATATTGTTaa ACTATTTGAAGTGTGCCAAGTTCTTGAACGTGAGGATCAGTTGATGGTACTTTTAGTCTTTGAACATTTGGAACAAGATCTGTCTGATTTGATTGAACGTCTTCCAAAATCGGGAATGCCACCAGTTACAATACAG CGCTTATCATGTGAACTATTAACCGGGGTGGACTTTTTGCACTCCCATCGAATTATTCACCGTGATTTAAAACCACAAAACTTACTCATTTCTTCGCAAGGGCATCTGAAAATTGCAGATTTTGGATTGGCAAAAACATATGATTTTGAAATGAAACTAACTTCCGTAGTGGTGACACTTTGGTATCGTGCACCTGAAGTCCTGTTGGCCCAATCGTACAATAGTTCGGTTGACATTTGGAGTGTTGCTTGTATCATAGCTGAAATGTTTTCACGCAAAGCTCTATTCCCAGGCACATCAGAAGCTAATCAACTGGATAGAGTTTTTGA GTTAACTGGACGACCCACATCTCAACAGTGGCCCCAATCAATTTCGCTTTCAAGAGAACATTTTCCACCCCGTCTTCCAAAACAACCAAAAGAGTTGTGTTCAAATTTATGTGATTATTCCAATGATCTATTAAGT CAAATGCTATCATACGATTTTCGATCACGACCCTCCGCATTGGCATGCTTAAAGCACGAGTACTTTAAACAGGAACCCATTTAA
- the LOC105229380 gene encoding dolichol kinase isoform X1 — MGIENNDVVAESSEDDSGIADTGNGRISNSLFVRPNASPGYWLCLLLPLAFASNLIHENKCNAQFSTQPILTIAAIGMSIDTLCLFLYIFCKTGLLLKLFISFVPGFITTILYKVLLQQSWSYGLFWGFIITFTYQKTYIRVLRGLPGCFSFGEASILVQGLMLFLLNVILKFFTLLLKTENRSTFEDLNIIMMCALTYLLAICGLLSAAKVLRGPTYFYALMFILVTGVTSTPITDPVPITFLLNFIFQDQVRVYIVVFYLIMVVLTILTVWWQIGNEEKASTRIRKVFHVLIVLVFIPGIIYQCSFLYIATGVAFAIFTVFELIRVCNIPPLAISLRRAFASFSDEKDAGLLALTPFCLLIGCSMPLWISLCPCGENEYTNDNSRLLSILAGVLTIGFGDTAASVVGSKFGRIKWRSSNKSLEGTLAFMVMTFLPIMFLNYFGYTKLSPMKWFSTSIAILTTSLVEAHTDQIDNLTLPIVFYIIVNIF, encoded by the exons ATGGGGATAGAAAATAACGACGTTGTTGCGGAATCAAGTGAAGATGATAGTGGAATTGCGGACACAGGAAACGGAAGAATTTCAAATTCCCTATTTGTAAG ACCGAACGCTTCTCCTGGTTACTGGCTGTGTTTGCTACTTCCACTTGCCTTTGCATCAAACTTAATACACGAAAACAAATGCAATGCGCAATTTTCCACGCAACCCATACTCACAATTGCCGCAATCGGTATGAGCATAGATACCCTCTGCTTGTTTCTATATATATTCTGCAAGACGGGTTTGCTGCTGAaactatttatttcatttgtaccTGGCTTTATTACCACAATATTATACAAAGTTTTATTGCAACAGTCATGGAGCTATGGACTATTTTGGGGCTTTATCATAACCTTCACTTATCAGAAGACTTATATTCGTGTGCTACGTGGATTACCCGGTTGTTTTAGTTTTGGTGAGGCATCTATACTCGTTCAGGGGTTGATGCTTTTCctattaaatgtaattttaaaattttttactttattgctGAAAACTGAAAACAGGAGTACATTTGAAGatctaaatattataatgatg TGTGCACTAACCTATCTTCTTGCAATCTGTGGGTTACTATCGGCTGCCAAAGTTCTACGTGGGCCTACCTACTTTTATgctttaatgtttattttagtTACAGGCGTAACATCCACTCCTATTACGGATCCAGTGCCTATAACTttcttattgaattttatattcCAAGACCAAGTCAgg GTTTACATTGTTGTTTTCTACTTAATAATGGTGGTGTTGACAATTTTGACTGTGTGGTGGCAAATTGGCAATGAGGAAAAAGCTTCCACAAGAATACGAAAAGTATTTCATGTCCTTATTGTGCTTGTGTTCATACCTGGAATCATTTATCAATGTAGTTTTCTATATATTGCTACTGGAGtagcttttgcaatttttactgtttttgaaCTAATTCGTGTTTGCAACATACCGCCTTTGGCTATATCTTTGCGCAGAGCATTTGCATCATTCTCCGACGAGAAAGATGCTGGTTTACTCGCTTTAACACCATTCTGTCTACTAATTGGTTGTTCCATGCCTCTTTGGATAAGCTTATGCCCTTGTGGGGAAAATGAGTATACGAATGACAATTCCCGATTACTTTCAATTTTAGCTGGAGTTCTGACAATTGGATTCGGCGATACTGCTGCCAGTGTGGTTGGTTCGAAATTTGGTCGCATTAAGTGGCGTA GTTCGAATAAATCTTTAGAAGGCACTTTAGCATTTATGGTGATGACTTTTTTGCCAATAATGTTTTTAAACTACTTTGGTTACACTAAATTGTCCCCTATGAAGTGGTTTAGCACATCAATAGCAATATTAACAACTTCCTTAGTTGAGGCGCATACAGATCAAATCGATAATTTAACCCTTCCCatagtattttatataattgtgaatatattttaa
- the LOC105229380 gene encoding dolichol kinase isoform X2, with product MIVELRTQETEEFQIPYLPNASPGYWLCLLLPLAFASNLIHENKCNAQFSTQPILTIAAIGMSIDTLCLFLYIFCKTGLLLKLFISFVPGFITTILYKVLLQQSWSYGLFWGFIITFTYQKTYIRVLRGLPGCFSFGEASILVQGLMLFLLNVILKFFTLLLKTENRSTFEDLNIIMMCALTYLLAICGLLSAAKVLRGPTYFYALMFILVTGVTSTPITDPVPITFLLNFIFQDQVRVYIVVFYLIMVVLTILTVWWQIGNEEKASTRIRKVFHVLIVLVFIPGIIYQCSFLYIATGVAFAIFTVFELIRVCNIPPLAISLRRAFASFSDEKDAGLLALTPFCLLIGCSMPLWISLCPCGENEYTNDNSRLLSILAGVLTIGFGDTAASVVGSKFGRIKWRSSNKSLEGTLAFMVMTFLPIMFLNYFGYTKLSPMKWFSTSIAILTTSLVEAHTDQIDNLTLPIVFYIIVNIF from the exons ATGATAGTGGAATTGCGGACACAGGAAACGGAAGAATTTCAAATTCCCTATTT ACCGAACGCTTCTCCTGGTTACTGGCTGTGTTTGCTACTTCCACTTGCCTTTGCATCAAACTTAATACACGAAAACAAATGCAATGCGCAATTTTCCACGCAACCCATACTCACAATTGCCGCAATCGGTATGAGCATAGATACCCTCTGCTTGTTTCTATATATATTCTGCAAGACGGGTTTGCTGCTGAaactatttatttcatttgtaccTGGCTTTATTACCACAATATTATACAAAGTTTTATTGCAACAGTCATGGAGCTATGGACTATTTTGGGGCTTTATCATAACCTTCACTTATCAGAAGACTTATATTCGTGTGCTACGTGGATTACCCGGTTGTTTTAGTTTTGGTGAGGCATCTATACTCGTTCAGGGGTTGATGCTTTTCctattaaatgtaattttaaaattttttactttattgctGAAAACTGAAAACAGGAGTACATTTGAAGatctaaatattataatgatg TGTGCACTAACCTATCTTCTTGCAATCTGTGGGTTACTATCGGCTGCCAAAGTTCTACGTGGGCCTACCTACTTTTATgctttaatgtttattttagtTACAGGCGTAACATCCACTCCTATTACGGATCCAGTGCCTATAACTttcttattgaattttatattcCAAGACCAAGTCAgg GTTTACATTGTTGTTTTCTACTTAATAATGGTGGTGTTGACAATTTTGACTGTGTGGTGGCAAATTGGCAATGAGGAAAAAGCTTCCACAAGAATACGAAAAGTATTTCATGTCCTTATTGTGCTTGTGTTCATACCTGGAATCATTTATCAATGTAGTTTTCTATATATTGCTACTGGAGtagcttttgcaatttttactgtttttgaaCTAATTCGTGTTTGCAACATACCGCCTTTGGCTATATCTTTGCGCAGAGCATTTGCATCATTCTCCGACGAGAAAGATGCTGGTTTACTCGCTTTAACACCATTCTGTCTACTAATTGGTTGTTCCATGCCTCTTTGGATAAGCTTATGCCCTTGTGGGGAAAATGAGTATACGAATGACAATTCCCGATTACTTTCAATTTTAGCTGGAGTTCTGACAATTGGATTCGGCGATACTGCTGCCAGTGTGGTTGGTTCGAAATTTGGTCGCATTAAGTGGCGTA GTTCGAATAAATCTTTAGAAGGCACTTTAGCATTTATGGTGATGACTTTTTTGCCAATAATGTTTTTAAACTACTTTGGTTACACTAAATTGTCCCCTATGAAGTGGTTTAGCACATCAATAGCAATATTAACAACTTCCTTAGTTGAGGCGCATACAGATCAAATCGATAATTTAACCCTTCCCatagtattttatataattgtgaatatattttaa